The DNA region CGTCCGTCGTCCGGGTGGCGGAGCAGGCCGACAGCGCCAGGACGAGAGCGAGGACGAACGCTGTCGACGCTGCGATGCGTACGGGGACGCTCATGGGTTCTCGGCTACTTGCGCCAGAAGCGGACGTTGCTCCACACGACGGTGGCCGGCCCGTTGCCGCTGTTGGTGCGGTAGGCGCCGAACTTGTCGTAGAAGCTGCCGCCGGGGCTCGCGTAGGTGTGCTGGAGCGAGCCGTTGATGTACGTGCGGTGCGAACTGCCCACCTGGTGAACGGTGTTGACACGGACCGTGGCGCCGACCGTGCCGGCGTTCGACAGCGTGTCGCCGCCGTGGACCGCGTACAGGCGCCCGCCGCGTTCGACGGCGAGCATGAAGTACGGTCCTGCCGCGGACTCGTTGAAGGTCTGCTTGAGGCTGATCCGGGTGCCGCTGAGACTGCTGATCCGGAAGTGGCCCTCGAACTGGCGGGTGCCGCCGGTGTAGGTGGCGTACCGCCGCTCGGCCCGCTGATCGCCACTGGCCGTCGAGCAGGTGAGCCGGAAGGTCAGTCCGTCGACCTGTCCGCAGCCTCGCTCCTGGACGGTGTGGGTCGGAGAGACCGAGGTCCAGCCGCCGGGTTCCACCTCGGCGACGGCGTTCGGCAGGGCCAGGAACGTTGAAGCGCACACCGCACCGGTCACGGTGAGCGCCCGAAAGCGCGTGAGCATGTCGGCTCCTTGGGCGTGGGGGGCTCAGTCGATATTCATGGACATGAACGATGACTGCCTTTTTGAACGACTGACTGGAAGGTAGGACTAGACCAACAGGCCGTCAAGAGGCCCACGTGCACCGGCTGTTCATCCCTGGGACCCGTCACGGCCGACGAACCATCAGGTCATCCGTCCCGGACTCTTGACTCCGTTCACCGCAGTCGCGATTCTCGACCCATCGTTTGCACGAGTCATGACAACCAGTCGTGGGGTGTCGAACCCCGGCTTGCTGGCTCATCGACTGCGCTGTCCGCCGACCGAAGACGTGGGTGATGACCATGACTCAACAGCCGCACCACAGGCGCAGACCCGTCACGGTTCTGTCGTTGCTCCTGCTCGTCATGGCCGTGACGCTCGGGCCCACCCCCAGTTCCGCGGCAGGGACCGACTGGTGGAACCCGGTCGCGCGGCCGGCACCGGACTCGCAGATCGGTGTCACCGGCGAGCCCTTCAAGGGGACCAACTCCCAGGGCGAGGTACGCGGGTTCGTCGACGCGCACAACCACATCATGGCCAACGAGGCCTTCGGCGGCCGGCTCATCTGCGGCAAGCCGTTCTCCGAGGCGGGAGTGGCCGACGCGCTCAAGGACTGCCCCGAGCACTATCCCGACGGCTCGCTCGCGATCTTCGACTTCATCACCAACGGCGGCGACGGCAAGCACGACCCCGACGGCTGGCCCACGTTCAAGGACTGGCCGGCCTACGACTCGCTGACCCACCAGCAGAACTACTACGCCTGGGTGGAGCGGGCCTGGCGCGGCGGCCAGCGCGTACTCGTCAACGACCTCGTCACCAACGGCGTGATCTGCTCGGTCTACCCCTTCAAGGACCGCAGCTGCGACGAGATGACCTCCATCCGTCTGCAGGCCAAGCTGACGTACGACATGCAGGCCTACATCGACAAGATGTACGGCGGCACGGGCAAGGGCTGGTTCCGGATCGTCACCGACAGCGAGCAGGCCCGCAGCGTCGTCGAGCAGGGCAAGCTGGCCGTCGTCCTGGGCGTCGAGACGTCCGAGCCGTTCGGCTGCAAGCAGATCCTCGACATCGCCCAGTGCGACAAGGGCGACATCGACGCCGGCCTGGACGAGCTGTACGACCTGGGCGTACGCAGCATGTTCCTCTGCCACAAGTTCGACAACGCGCTCTGCGGGGTCCGTTTCGACGAGGGCGGCCTCGGTACGGCGATCAACGTCGGCCAGTTCCTGTCGACCGGCACCTTCTGGCAGACGGAGAAGTGCAAGGGCCCGCAGCACGACAACCCGATCGGGGGCGCGGCGGCACCGAGCGCGGAGGAAGAGCTGCCGGCAGGGGTCGAGGTCCCGTCGTACAACGACGACGCCCAGTGCAACAAACGCGGGCTGACCGAGCTGGGCGAGTACGCCGTACGCGGCATGATGCAGCGCAAGATGATGCTCGAGGTCGACCACATGAGCGTCAAGGCCACCGGCCGGGCCCTCGACATCTTCGAGTCGGAGTCCTACCCCGGCGTGCTCTCCTCGCACAGCTGGATGGACCTCAACTGGACCGAGCGCGTCTACGGTCTCGGCGGCTTCATCGCCCAGTACATGCACGGATCCGAGGGGTTCAGCGCGGAGGCGGACCGCACCAAGGCGCTGCGCGAGAAGTACGACGTCGGATACGGCTACGGAACCGACATGAACGGCGTCGGCGGCTGGCCGGCCCCGCGCGGCGCGGACGCCTCGAACCCCGTGACGTACCCCTTCCGCAGCACCGACGGCGGCTCGGTCATCGACAAGCAGACGACCGGTTCGCGCACCTGGGACCTGAACACCGACGGCGCCTCGCACTACGGGCTGGTCCCGGACTGGATCGAGGACATCAGACAAGTCGGCGGCCAGGACGTCGTGGACGACCTCTTCCGGGGCGCCGAGTCGTATCTCGACACCTGGGGCGCGTCCGAGGGGCACAAGGCGGGGGCGAACCTCGCCAAGGGCTCGTCCGCGTCGGCCAGTTCGTCGGAGTCCAACCCGTTCACGAGCTACGCCCCCGGCCGGGCCGTGGACGGGAACACGGACACCCGTTGGGCGAGCGACTGGAGCGACGACCAGTGGCTCCGGATCGACCTCGGCTCCACGAGCACGGTCAAGCGTGTCACCCTCGAATGGGAGCGCGCCTACGGGAAGTCGTACCGCGTCGAGGTTTCCAAGGACGGCACCACCTGGCAGTCCGTCTGGTCCACCACCGCAGGCGACGGCGGTCTGGACACGGCCCGGTTCAACGGCGTGCCGGCCCGCTATGTGCGGATCCACGGGCTGGACCGGGGCACCGACTGGGGCTACTCCCTTCAAGAGGTGGGCGTCTACAGCAGCTGACGCCCACCGGAACGAAGGGAACACCCATGGCACGGATGCCGTCGGCCGAACGGCGTCGGCAGCTCACCGAAGCGGCCATCCGCGCGATGACCCGGGACGGCGTCTCCAGGACGACGACCCGGTCCATCGCCGCGGAGGCCGGTCTGTCCCTGAGCGTCTTCCACTACTGCTTCGACTCCAAGCAGGCCCTGATCGAGTCCGTCATCACGACGATCACCGAGCACTCCGTCACGGTGGTCAGGGAAGCGATCAGGCCGAAGGCCACCCTTCGGGAGACCGTCCGGGCCGGCTTCCAGGCCTACTGGGACCATGTGTCCGCGCATCCCGGCGAGCACATGCTCACGTACGAGCTGACGCAGTACGCCCTGCGTCAGCCGGGGTTCGAGCATCTGGCACGGCGGCAGTACCAGCTGTACTGCGACGCCTACACCGAGCTCATCGAACAGCTCGCCCGTGGCATGGACTTCGAACTGCGCGTCCCGGTCCCCGTGCTGGCCCGCTACCTGGCCGCCATGACCGACGGGCTGACCCTGAACTTCCTCGTGCTGGGCGACGACGCGGCCTGGGCGGACATCCTCGACACGATCACCGACCATGTGGCGGGCCTCGTTCGCGACGCGGACGAAATCCGGCCTCGTACAGGATCCGGGCCCGCCGGTTCCTCTTTTTCGTCCCCCTGATGTGACCCTTTACAAAAGGCCACTTGAGTGACGAAAGGCAATTGCAGTAAATGCAGCATGCATCAACAATGTTTCACCCAACGCCTCTTTGTGCTCCTGTGCGCCCCCACGGAAAGTGGATCTGGCGAGCCGACAGCAGTTGAACTGGGCAGGACATGACTCAAGCACCGAGCCGGTGGCACGTTCACCGATTTACGTGAGTCGACTGAGGCAGGTGGTATTCGATGAGCGAAGCCATGCCCGAACCGGATCGACTATGGACTGTGGGCACTGCGCCAGGCATATTCCCGAGCATCAGCCACGGTATCGCTTTGTTCCGTCGGCCGTTGGCTTTTCTGAATTCCCTGCCTGCCCGGGGCGATCTGGTCGAGATACGCCTGGGCCCGCTGCGGGCCTGGATGGTGTGCCACCCGGAGCTGGTGCACCAAGTGCTCATGGACGCGCGCACCTTCGACAAGGGAGGTCCGCAGTACGACAGGCTCCGGGCCCTGATGGGTGACGGTGTGGTCACCTGCCGCCAGGAGGTTCACCGACGGCAGCGCACGTTGCTCCAGCCGGACTTCCGCGCCTCCCGTGTCGCCGACTACACGGAACTGATGGGCGAGGAGGCCGAGTCGGTGTGCCGCACATGGCGGCCCGGGCGGACGATCGACGTCAGCGCGGCGATGATGGCCCTGACGACAAGGGTGACCAGCCGCGTCCTCCTCTCGGACTCGCTCGACGACGCCAGGGCCGCCCAGATGCGGAACGCTCTCGGCACCATCGTCCGTGGCCTGTTCGTCCGCACGGTCGTGCCGGTCGACGCCCCGTTCCGTGTCCCCACACCGGCGAACCGTCGCTATCGGCGTGCGGTCGACCGCCTGCACGGGATCATCGACTCCGTCATCGCGGAGCGGCGGCGGGGCACTCCCCGCGACGACCTTCTGGGGACCCTGCTGACGGCCGCGCGCGACGGGGGCGAGGGCGCAGCGGTCACCGAACAGGAAGTCCACGACCAGCTCATCACGCTCCTGCTCACAGGCGTGGAGACCACCGCGCTCTGCATCGCCTCCACGTTCAGCCTCCTGGCACAGCACCCGGAGCCCGAGCACCGCCTGCACTCCGAGGTCGACACCGTGCTCGCCGGGCGGCGACGGCCCGACCTCGACGACCTGTCGAGGCTCGTCCACACCCGAGCCGCCGTCACCGAGACGCTGCGCCACTCCCCACCGGGCTGGCTCTTCACCCGCGTCACGACCAGGGAGACGGAGCTCGCCGGGTGCCGGCTCCCCCGGGGCGCCACCGTCCTGTACAGCCCCTACCTCCTGCACCACGATCCCGCCTCGTTCCCCGACCCCGAACTGTTCCTGCCCGAGCGCTGGTTGCCGGGCTCGGAGCAGATCACTGCCGTACAGCACCGCGCGATGCTCCCCTTCGCCACAGGAAGCCGCAAGTGCATCGGGGACGCGTTCGCAATGGCGGAGGCCACGGTTGCCGTTGCGACCATCTCCGGTCGGTGGCGGCTGCGCCACCCGCCCGGACCGGTCGAACAACCGCGCCCCGCCGTGACATTGGGTCCGAGGTCGCTGCCGATGATCTGTGAACCACGCTCACCCGTACCGGCCGGCACACCGCCTCGCGCCCGTTCTCTCGTTCCCCGAACCACGGTGACATCCCGCACACAGGACCCTCGAACGGCAGGTGACAACGGTGTCGACGACGCATGAGGAAATCACGGTCGCCCTGCGAGAAGAAATTCCGGCGGACAACTTGAAGGACCTCATCGACGCCAATCTCCACATGCCGTTCCCTTTCCTGAGCAACCCCCACGAATCCGAATCGGCGGCAGGCGTCGACACATGGCTGCGTACCTGGGGGCTGACCGACGACCCGGCGGTGGCGGCCATGATCGCCAAAACTCGGCCGGCGGAACTCGCTTCCTACAACAGCCCGACCGTGGATCGCGACGTCCTTCAGATCGTGGCCAACCAAATCGCCTACCAGTTCGTCTTCGACGACCTGGCGGAGGAGGTCGGCCGACGGTGGCCGGGCCGCCTCCTGCCCATGCTCAGCGAGAGCGTCGGGATCCTGCGCGACGGCCAGCCGCCCAGCACCCCCCTCGGGGCGGCGCTGACCGACCTCTACCGCCAGGTACAGGAACGGTGCACGCCCGCACAAGCCGCGCGATGGGCTTGGAACAGCCGTGAGTACGTGCACGGGTTGCTGTACGAGGCGGTGGCCCAGTCGCACTCTCCTCCCGTGCGGATGGGGTTGTGCAACTCGATACGTTCACTCACGGCGGGCATCGAGCCGTTCTATCCGCTGTACGAAGCCGCGCAACCCTGCGAACTCGCCCCCGAGGACCTCCATCACGCCACGATGCGGCGCCTGAGGCGGCTGTCGGTCGATGCGGCAGTGTGGACAGCCGACCTCTTCTCCTCGGTGAAGGAGCAACGGGCGGGCGGAATGATCAATCTGGCCCTCGCCTACCAGCGTGCGAACCACTGCTCCCTGCCAGAGGCCGTCATGCTCGCCGTCCAACGGATCAACAGCACGATCCGCGAGTTCGAGCGGCTCTACAGGGAGACCGAGCCGGAACTGAGCCCGGCCGGCATCGGCTACATGGATGGCATGGCCGGCTGGATCCGCGGGTGTTACTACTGGTCTCGCTCCGTGCCACGCTACGCCGATGCGGCGGCGGCATACGTCCCACGAGCTGTCGCCCTCAACAACTGATCCCACAGGAAGGGCCAAATAAACAACATTACCTGAGGGGAAGGCGTCCAAACCGCTTCGTCGCATGATTCGCCCTTCCCTGTGTACTCATTGCTCAATACGACCACCCGATGTCCGCAAGGGCGTACGCTCGTCGCTGCCTTCCGAAGGATCAACGAACAGGAAGCGGTAGGGCATATGGCGCATGAGCTGCGGCAACCGGACCCCGAGAGCCATCTGTTGCTGGAGCGCCATAGGGAACTTCGTGCGATCGACGCCGCGTTGGCCGACCTCAGCGAAACAGGGGACGGTGTGCCGCGACCGCGGCACACCGGACTGCTCTCCTTCACCGGCTCGGCCGGGCTGGGCAAGACGGCGCTCATGACGGAGGCACGCGCCCGGGCCGTGGCACACGGGTTGACGGTGTTCTCGGGCAAGGGCGGAGAGAAGGAGCAGGAGCTGGCCTTCCACGTGGTGCGCCAACTCGTGCAACCCGTCCTGGCGGCGATGGAGGAGACCGAGCGCCGGGCCTTCCTGGGGAGCTGG from Streptomyces sp. NBC_00258 includes:
- a CDS encoding LamG domain-containing protein — encoded protein: MLTRFRALTVTGAVCASTFLALPNAVAEVEPGGWTSVSPTHTVQERGCGQVDGLTFRLTCSTASGDQRAERRYATYTGGTRQFEGHFRISSLSGTRISLKQTFNESAAGPYFMLAVERGGRLYAVHGGDTLSNAGTVGATVRVNTVHQVGSSHRTYINGSLQHTYASPGGSFYDKFGAYRTNSGNGPATVVWSNVRFWRK
- a CDS encoding galactose-binding domain-containing protein → MTQQPHHRRRPVTVLSLLLLVMAVTLGPTPSSAAGTDWWNPVARPAPDSQIGVTGEPFKGTNSQGEVRGFVDAHNHIMANEAFGGRLICGKPFSEAGVADALKDCPEHYPDGSLAIFDFITNGGDGKHDPDGWPTFKDWPAYDSLTHQQNYYAWVERAWRGGQRVLVNDLVTNGVICSVYPFKDRSCDEMTSIRLQAKLTYDMQAYIDKMYGGTGKGWFRIVTDSEQARSVVEQGKLAVVLGVETSEPFGCKQILDIAQCDKGDIDAGLDELYDLGVRSMFLCHKFDNALCGVRFDEGGLGTAINVGQFLSTGTFWQTEKCKGPQHDNPIGGAAAPSAEEELPAGVEVPSYNDDAQCNKRGLTELGEYAVRGMMQRKMMLEVDHMSVKATGRALDIFESESYPGVLSSHSWMDLNWTERVYGLGGFIAQYMHGSEGFSAEADRTKALREKYDVGYGYGTDMNGVGGWPAPRGADASNPVTYPFRSTDGGSVIDKQTTGSRTWDLNTDGASHYGLVPDWIEDIRQVGGQDVVDDLFRGAESYLDTWGASEGHKAGANLAKGSSASASSSESNPFTSYAPGRAVDGNTDTRWASDWSDDQWLRIDLGSTSTVKRVTLEWERAYGKSYRVEVSKDGTTWQSVWSTTAGDGGLDTARFNGVPARYVRIHGLDRGTDWGYSLQEVGVYSS
- a CDS encoding TetR/AcrR family transcriptional regulator, encoding MARMPSAERRRQLTEAAIRAMTRDGVSRTTTRSIAAEAGLSLSVFHYCFDSKQALIESVITTITEHSVTVVREAIRPKATLRETVRAGFQAYWDHVSAHPGEHMLTYELTQYALRQPGFEHLARRQYQLYCDAYTELIEQLARGMDFELRVPVPVLARYLAAMTDGLTLNFLVLGDDAAWADILDTITDHVAGLVRDADEIRPRTGSGPAGSSFSSP
- a CDS encoding cytochrome P450; translated protein: MAFLNSLPARGDLVEIRLGPLRAWMVCHPELVHQVLMDARTFDKGGPQYDRLRALMGDGVVTCRQEVHRRQRTLLQPDFRASRVADYTELMGEEAESVCRTWRPGRTIDVSAAMMALTTRVTSRVLLSDSLDDARAAQMRNALGTIVRGLFVRTVVPVDAPFRVPTPANRRYRRAVDRLHGIIDSVIAERRRGTPRDDLLGTLLTAARDGGEGAAVTEQEVHDQLITLLLTGVETTALCIASTFSLLAQHPEPEHRLHSEVDTVLAGRRRPDLDDLSRLVHTRAAVTETLRHSPPGWLFTRVTTRETELAGCRLPRGATVLYSPYLLHHDPASFPDPELFLPERWLPGSEQITAVQHRAMLPFATGSRKCIGDAFAMAEATVAVATISGRWRLRHPPGPVEQPRPAVTLGPRSLPMICEPRSPVPAGTPPRARSLVPRTTVTSRTQDPRTAGDNGVDDA
- a CDS encoding (-)-alpha-amorphene synthase translates to MSTTHEEITVALREEIPADNLKDLIDANLHMPFPFLSNPHESESAAGVDTWLRTWGLTDDPAVAAMIAKTRPAELASYNSPTVDRDVLQIVANQIAYQFVFDDLAEEVGRRWPGRLLPMLSESVGILRDGQPPSTPLGAALTDLYRQVQERCTPAQAARWAWNSREYVHGLLYEAVAQSHSPPVRMGLCNSIRSLTAGIEPFYPLYEAAQPCELAPEDLHHATMRRLRRLSVDAAVWTADLFSSVKEQRAGGMINLALAYQRANHCSLPEAVMLAVQRINSTIREFERLYRETEPELSPAGIGYMDGMAGWIRGCYYWSRSVPRYADAAAAYVPRAVALNN